In the genome of Candidatus Krumholzibacteriia bacterium, one region contains:
- the coaD gene encoding pantetheine-phosphate adenylyltransferase: protein MADPRVALYPGTFDPLTNGHMDIVIRASGLFDRVIVAVAESAKKEPMLPLQVRCDLVRGACAALPQVSVRPFTGLLAAAYGELGIHVVIKGLRSMTDFEYEFQQAQANRRLHAQFETVFFMPSDRNTCISSSLVREIYALGGDVRDFVPENVARHLEAARTPMAGRGGGQKSKGTP from the coding sequence ATGGCGGATCCCAGGGTGGCTCTGTACCCGGGGACGTTCGATCCCCTCACGAACGGTCACATGGACATCGTGATCCGGGCGAGCGGTCTCTTCGACCGGGTCATCGTGGCGGTCGCGGAGTCGGCGAAGAAGGAGCCGATGCTGCCGCTGCAAGTGCGCTGCGACCTGGTGCGCGGCGCCTGCGCCGCACTGCCCCAGGTGAGCGTGCGGCCTTTCACGGGGCTGCTGGCGGCGGCCTACGGTGAGCTCGGCATCCACGTCGTCATCAAAGGGCTGCGCTCGATGACGGACTTCGAGTACGAGTTCCAGCAGGCACAGGCGAATCGGCGCCTGCACGCGCAGTTCGAGACCGTCTTCTTCATGCCCAGCGACCGGAACACCTGCATCTCCAGCTCGCTGGTGCGGGAGATCTATGCCCTTGGCGGGGACGTGCGGGATTTCGTGCCCGAGAACGTGGCCCGCCATCTGGAGGCGGCGCGCACCCCCATGGCCGGACGGGGCGGCGGGCAAAAGAGCAAGGGGACCCCATGA